DNA sequence from the Cupriavidus sp. WKF15 genome:
CTGCGCCGAACCGCTGCCCGCTTACCGAGACCCCATGAACGCTCCCACCCAGAAACCTGTCAACCGTTCCCGCCTGTGGCAGTGGATTGCCGTGGCCGTGGTGGCCTGTGCCGCGGGAGCGCTGGCCGGTCATTTCGTATTCTCGCCAAAACCAGCGTCCTCGCAGGCCGTGGAAACTTTCTTCCAGACTCGCCTGCCCGACCCGAGTGGCACCGATATCGATCTTGGCAAGCTGCGCGGCAAAACCGTGGTGGTCAACTTCTGGGCGCCGTGGTGCGGGCCCTGCGTGGAAGAAATGCCGGAGCTGACCGCGCTGCATGCCGAGTACGCGGCCCGCAAGGTCGAGTTTGTCGGCATCGGCATTGATTCAGCCGCCAATATCCAGCAGTTCGTGAAGAAAGTGCCGGTTGCCTATCCTCTCGCGGTGGCTGGCTTCGCGGGCACGGAGTTGTCGCGCAACTTCGGCAATGCCGCTGGCGGCCTGCCTTACACCGTCGTGATCAATCCCGACGG
Encoded proteins:
- a CDS encoding TlpA disulfide reductase family protein, translated to MNAPTQKPVNRSRLWQWIAVAVVACAAGALAGHFVFSPKPASSQAVETFFQTRLPDPSGTDIDLGKLRGKTVVVNFWAPWCGPCVEEMPELTALHAEYAARKVEFVGIGIDSAANIQQFVKKVPVAYPLAVAGFAGTELSRNFGNAAGGLPYTVVINPDGSVKYRKMGRITSDELRAVLPRS